From Pongo pygmaeus isolate AG05252 chromosome 1, NHGRI_mPonPyg2-v2.0_pri, whole genome shotgun sequence, one genomic window encodes:
- the ZNF648 gene encoding zinc finger protein 648 — protein sequence MAQVDSQDRWGEASPLSSLTEEAHDTQMLSMNLESDDEDGGEAEKEGTADPVACPRGSSPVIHDNPDLPWPHPLGKEEEKFSDSSSAGDMGQKPVEMSGKASWSRDVTKIKETQGSPGASRALGTLPSGLAHKLLGQMQPLGDRLPAGDDGDSKANQDAVLDVPFSFPSNGKYLCAHKNVDTSAGNSSLLCFPRPGSNWDLPTRETHTPAQASATPASLAAAVLAKARNSRKVQNQAGGREGGEAEARTYRCLRGGRAFQKPSKPLNPAETRGGAAKRYACELCGKAYSHRGTLQQHRRLHTGERPYQCSFCDKAYTWSSDHRKHIRTHTGEKPYPCPDCGKAFVRSSDLRKHQRNMHSNNKPFPCSDCGLTFNKPLSLLRHQRTHLGAKPFRCPACDREFAVASRMVEHQRVHSGERPFPCPTCGKCFTKSSNLSEHQTLHTGQRPFKCADCGVAFAQPSRLVRHQRIHTGERPFPCTQCGQAFARSSTLKRHQQIHSGEKGFLCAQCGRAFRIASELAQHIRMHNGERPYQCEDCDQAFTRSNHLQRHRAKHGTSKKEPIPSSSDE from the coding sequence ATGGCACAAGTGGACTCCCAGGACAGGTGGGGAGAGGCGTCTCCTCTCAGCAGCTTGACTGAGGAGGCTCATGACACCCAGATGCTGAGCATGAACTTAGAGAGTGACGATGAAGATGGTGGGGAGGCCGAAAAAGAGGGCACTGCTGACCCGGTGGCTTGTCCAAGGGGCAGCTCCCCAGTAATACACGACAATCCTGACTTGCCATGGCCCCATCCACTGGgcaaagaggaagagaaattCTCTGACTCCTCCAGTGCTGGGGACATGGGGCAGAAACCAGTGGAAATGTCCGGGAAAGCCAGCTGGAGCAGAGATGTGACAAAGATCAAGGAGACCCAAGGTTCCCCGGGAGCAAGCAGAGCTCTGGGTACCCTTCCCAGTGGTCTCGCACACAAGTTGTTAGGTCAGATGCAACCTCTTGGGGACCGACTACCTGCGGGTGATGATGGAGACTCGAAGGCAAACCAGGACGCAGTCTTGGATGTCCCATTCAGCTTCCCCAGCAATGGAAAGTATCTCTGTGCGCACAAAAATGTAGACACGTCCGCAGGGAACTCTTCTCTGTTGTGTTTCCCCAGGCCGGGGAGCAACTGGGACCTCCCCACGCGAGAGACACATACACCAGCCCAGGCGTCTGCCACCCCAGCCAGCCTGGCTGCCGCGGTCCTGGCAAAAGCGCGAAACAGCAGGAAAGTACAGAACCAGGCGGGCGGGCGCGAGGGCGGAGAGGCTGAGGCGCGTACCTACAGGTGCCTGCGGGGCGGGCGGGCCTTTCAGAAGCCCAGCAAGCCGCTGAACCCCGCGGAGACGCGCGGCGGCGCCGCCAAGCGCTACGCGTGCGAGCTATGCGGAAAGGCCTACTCCCACCGCGGCACACTCCAGCAGCACAGGCGCCTGCACACGGGCGAGCGGCCCTACCAGTGCTCCTTCTGCGACAAGGCCTACACCTGGTCCTCCGACCACCGGAAGCACATCCGCACCCACACAGGCGAGAAACCCTACCCGTGTCCAGACTGCGGGAAGGCCTTCGTGCGCTCTTCGGACCTGCGCAAACACCAGCGCAACATGCACAGCAACAATAAGCCCTTCCCGTGCTCCGACTGCGGCCTGACCTTCAACAAGCCGCTGTCGCTGCTGCGCCACCAGCGCACGCACCTGGGCGCCAAGCCCTTCCGCTGCCCCGCCTGCGACCGGGAGTTCGCTGTGGCCAGCCGCATGGTGGAGCACCAGCGCGTGCACTCGGGCGAGCGGCCCTTCCCCTGCCCCACCTGCGGCAAGTGCTTCACCAAGTCCTCCAACCTGTCCGAGCACCAGACGCTGCACACCGGCCAGAGGCCTTTCAAGTGCGCTGACTGCGGCGTGGCCTTCGCGCAGCCCTCGCGCCTCGTGCGCCACCAGCGCATCCACACTGGCGAGAGGCCCTTTCCTTGCACGCAGTGTGGCCAGGCCTTTGCCCGCTCTTCGACCCTGAAGCGGCACCAACAGATCCACTCTGGGGAGAAGGGATTCCTCTGTGCCCAGTGCGGCAGGGCCTTCCGCATTGCCTCTGAGTTGGCCCAGCACATACGAATGCACAACGGAGAGAGGCCCTACCAGTGTGAGGACTGCGACCAGGCCTTCACCCGGTCCAATCACCTCCAACGACACCGAGCCAAGCACGGCACCAGCAAGAAGGAGCCCATCCCTTCCTCCTCTGACGAGTGA